The Melopsittacus undulatus isolate bMelUnd1 chromosome 21, bMelUnd1.mat.Z, whole genome shotgun sequence region ACCCCTCCTCTGTGCCCATCCAGCCTCACTGCAGCCATTCCTTAAGatcctgctggagcagagagtcagcaccagcaccagctccatggGTTACACCAACCCCCTGCAGCACTCAGTGTCTTCAGGCAACATTTAGTGATGATGAATGAACTAAACCCAAAGCCTGGAGCAATGCAGGGGCTGTTGAGAGCTTCTGCCCTTAGGGAGCTCCATGCAAGCCCTGCCCCAAGGCTGTACAGGAGTGGTAATGCCACTTCTCCATTAAGACACCTCTGCTGGGGGGGCTGGAGGGGctgtttgggtgggaaggggcaGGCTGGGCCGGTTTGCTGATCCCCACTGGGgtttgctgtgctctgcagggtgCAGATGTGAACTGCATGCACGGGACGCTGAAGCCGCTGCACTGCGCCTGCATGGTGGCTGATGCCGACTgcgtggagctgctgctgcagaagggagCAGAGGTAAGGGCCTTGAAACAgtcaaagcacagggaaaggaTAAAGGGCCCTTTGAACCAGGGGGCTGGGGAGGCTGGGACTGGAGCCCATGGGTTTATGTGGTGCTGGGTTTGTGCTGGTGGAGGCCAGTGTGAACCTCATGGGGTTCAGTGaggccaagggcaaggtcctgccCCTGGATCGGGGCAATCAACACAGACACAGGCttgggagagctgagagcagctccagtgcctgaagggggtgcaggaaacctggagaggggcttgggatgagggatgcagggatgggatgaggagttTGGGCTTCcagctggaagagctggaagTGGGATATGGGGAAGCTCTTCCCCATGAGGGTGTTGGGATGTggaatggagaagctgtggctgccccatccctggcagtgttcaaggacacagggattggagcatcctgctccacaCCATGGCAGGGGTTGCAGCTGGAgtagctttaaggtcccttcccacccaacacattccatgattctatggtttcaTGCCCTTTGTGGGGTAAAATGGGCCCAGGTGAATGTTTCTCATCCCAACAGGGGTGCAGTGTTGGTGCCTGAGGTTTTGGGGTACCCTTTCATGGGGGAGACGGAAGCCTGAAGGAAACAAAGCCTTTCTAGTGCCTCACTTATGGCACTTCCTTCTGGCCGCTGTTTGGGTCGGGCCCCCGCCACTCCCTGCCTCATCCCCCCCTCCAACTAAACCTGGGATATGGGAATGCTTTCACACCATGGAGCATCCCCTGATGCCATCAGCCCCCCCTCCTCGTGCAGGTGAACGCTCTGGATGGCTACAACCGCACAGCCCTTCACTATGCAGCGGAGAAGGACGAGACATGCGTGGAAATCCTCTTGGAATACGGGGCCAACCCCAACGCCCTGGACGGGAACAAGGACACCCCCTTGCACTGGGCAGCCTTCAAGAACAACGCCGAGTGCGTGCGGGCACTGCTGGAGAACGGTGCCCTGGTCAATGCCCGTGACTACAACAACGACACACCACTGAGCTGGGCTGCCATGAAGGGCAACCTGGAGAGCGTCAGCATCCTGCTCGACTTCGGTGCTGAGGTCCGTGTGGTGAACCTCAAAGGGCAGAGCCCCATCTCCCGGCTGGTGGCATTGCTGGTGCGGGGCCTGGGGACGGAGCGGGAGGACTCCTGCTTCGACCTGCTCCATCGCGCCATCGGACACTTCGAGCTGAGGAAGAACGGGAGCATGCCCTGGGAGGTGACACGGGACCAGCAGCTGTGCCAGaagctcaccctgctctgctcagcaccGGGGACACTGCAGACGCTGTCCCGGTACGCCGTCCGCCGCAGCCTGGGTGTGCGGTTCCTGCCTGAGGCCGTCCAGCAGCTGCCCCTGCCCACCTGCCTCAAGGAGTAcgtgctgctgctcagctaagGCAAGGGCAGGAAGGATGAGGATGGTTTGGGATCTGTGgctgctgccttcccctcccCGCTCACTGGTGTTCATCCTGCTCGGCCCTGCAGGGCCCCACCGGTGCTGATTGTGGTGTCTCTGCTCGGCGGCTCCTGCCACGCTCTCCCTTCAGGACATGAACTGACCCCTTTCCACGGCAGATTACACCCGAACTGATGAATTAAGCTGGGTTTTCCCCTCTGGGTTTTTTGCCCTGGGGAAAGGGAAGCCTTCTAGGTatgaggagagcagggagacCCTCCTTTGGAGGCAGGAATGCAAGAGGTGTTCTCAGACCCAGAGAATCCTGTGGGACGTGGATTAAGCCGCCTTAAACGTGTGCAGTGAACCTGTGTGATGGTGCAGCCAGCACCTTTGCTCAGCACTTGGACCCACACATGGCAACAGCACCCTGCAGATGGGAAGAGCTTGCGTGTCCTCATCCCCTCAATGCCTGGAAATGGGCTTTTCCCTTCTTATCTCTCACATGTATCACTGCTGTGGAGGGGAAGAGGGTGGGAGCACCCCAAAAGCCAACACCTGCTCCAGAGTAGCTCCACTCAGAGCTTGGGATGCTCCATGCCCCTGAGCAGAGGGAGGGTCTCCCCCCATCTGCCACACCATAACCCCCCCAGGCCCTTCCTTAGCTTTGATTTTCACCATTAACTCACTGTTTGGTGTTGAtttcgtgtgtgtgtgtgtgtgtgtatggacTTCAGGAGGAGGAGTGAGGATGTGCTGGCAGGGGGCACTGGGCAGGACCCCCATTGACAGCACCCGTTCTCCCTTTGCTCCATCGTGTATCCATGGAAATAAACGTTGGAAAGTGCATGTGTGTCACCCACTCGAGGCCAGGGATCAGCCCCACTCCTTTGGGGTCCTTCCTGAAGCAgggagggtttgggggtgctTGGTTTTGGCACCTGCCACAGGCCCCATCCATGGTTGTGCCTTGGCAAACCCTCATCCCACCGAGCTCTGCATGGGTTTAACCTCTGAGCACAGCCTGAACCCTCTGATCCACCCTTCACCCCTTGGCTTGGGGAGCCTTTGGGATGCATCATCCTCACGTGTGTGCATTCCTCACTCTGGGATCCTCCGGGAGAGCTGCCCATGCTCAGGGAAGGTGAAATCAGGTACCTCAACTTGGACCATTGCTTGAAACTTGGGGGAGGAACTGGGATTGGAGACGTTGGATTCCTCCCTGTTATCCTGGGAGACGAAGCCAATGGGCCCAGGGGTACGTGCAGGAGCCATATTCACCTTCCCATGGGATGAGCACCGGAGGCTGGAGCCTGATCCACGTTTGCCATCAGGAGTGAGTGAGGAGTTTATTGAAGCATCTTCATTGTGAACTGTTAACACTAAAGTGGTGTCCCTGGGCCTCTTGCTCTCAGCTCATTGTGACATCCCACCTGCACATGGggagctgcttttctcctttaaaagcCCATAAAATACCTAAACCAACCCCAAATTTACCCTTGATTggggaaaagcagctttgtggcCACAGCAGTggggtgcagagctgctgccctgcgTTATGAgctccatggggcaggggaagCCGTGGTGCTGAGCCCCTCTCAGTTGCCGGACTCGAGCATGACCCCTTTGCGTGTGATGTGCTCCAGGTGGGCTCTGTCCGAGGTGTCCAGCTCGATGTGGTACTTGGCCAGGATCTTCAGGATGGGGCGAAGCTTGAGCCACCACTGTTCCTTTGGGATGCGGTGCCTGGATGGGAGACAGGATGTGATGGTCCTGCATGGGGACCACATGCATCACCCACAGGCAGCATTCCCAGCCTGCGCTGATCCATCCTGGTGCTGGAGCTCAGCCTCAGGGCTGGGGATCAAGGGGGCACCTACTCGAAGTCCGTCTCCTCCTTGAGCTCGGTGAGGGGCTGGAAGACGAGGCTGCGCTTGCGCATTCCCAACAGACAGGCTGAGTCCTTCGTGTTGGCAAAGATCCGGCCTGGAAGGGAGGCAGGAGAGGCTCAGGAGGGGGGAGCACCCCTCTTATCTGCAGGGGGGCTTTGCATTGGGGTgtgggagggagctgggggtgctTTTGGCAATGCCCCCCCATGGC contains the following coding sequences:
- the ASB8 gene encoding ankyrin repeat and SOCS box protein 8: MWYIMQSIQSKYSLSERLIRTIAAIRSFPRDNVEDLIGRGADVNCMHGTLKPLHCACMVADADCVELLLQKGAEVNALDGYNRTALHYAAEKDETCVEILLEYGANPNALDGNKDTPLHWAAFKNNAECVRALLENGALVNARDYNNDTPLSWAAMKGNLESVSILLDFGAEVRVVNLKGQSPISRLVALLVRGLGTEREDSCFDLLHRAIGHFELRKNGSMPWEVTRDQQLCQKLTLLCSAPGTLQTLSRYAVRRSLGVRFLPEAVQQLPLPTCLKEYVLLLS